CAGGAATAAAACCTCTTACTCCAAGGTCAACAACTAATCCACCTTTGACATAATCCTTTACTTCAGCTTCAAAAATTTCATTGTTATCGAATTTTTTTTGCAATTCATCCCATGCTTTATCTGCATCAACTGCTCGTTTTGATAATATTAAGACATCATCTTCTATTTTCATTACTTTTAGTATTAATTCATCGTTCTCTTTCACGCAGTCAGAAGCTTTTTCAACATGCAAGCTAGAAAGTTCACTGATAGGAATAATCCCACTATGCTTAAACTCAATAATATCAGCAAGCACTTGTTTTTCTTCTACCTTAGATACTACTCCTTTAACCACATCCCCAATTTCTGGAGCTTTCACTTCTACATTATTCATTTCATCAACCATTTTCTTAACCTCCTTAAGTCAAAACCAATACAACTTTATCCTTATTATTATGTATTCCTTTCAACACTAAATAGCATAAAAGAAAATACCTCTTTAAATAAACTTCTAATAAATGCTACCTTTTGTCAAGGAATATCTATTGTTTTTTATATTTTTCTAGTAAATGTCTGATTTCATTCATAATTAATGAAGTTGCTTGTTCAGCTGAATTTTTATTTGCTCTTAGTTCAGTAAAGTCAATAGGAGAACCAAAAATGATTTTAACCTTGTTGAAGCGTTTATACGGTCCAATGATGGCACAAGGCACTACACTAGCATCAGAACGAAGTGCAAAAAAACCTGCACCTGCTAAACCTTCTTTCAACTGACCGTTCTTACTCCTAGTCCCTTCTGGAAATAAACCAAGAACTTCACCATTCTTCAAGATTTTCAACCCTTTTCTTAAAGCTTCACGGTCACTCATCCCACGTTTCACAGGAAAGGCCCCAAGATTGGCAATGATAGTTCCTATTACTTTTTTATGAAAGATCTCTTCCTTTGCCATAAAACGAACTGGTCTTGGCGAGGATATTCCAACTAATGGAGGATCCCAATTATTAATATGATTGGAACACAGAAGGACTCCTCCTTCATCTGGAATATTTTCAATCCCCTCCACCTCTATTCGATAAAGAGATTTCATTAAAAATTTAACAACACTTCTAGAGAAAGTATAAAAAGTCATAGTTAATTTAGACCCTCTCCTTTATTAAATTTTCTATTACTCGAATGACTTCTGAAATCGACAAAGAAGTCGTATCAATCTCAATTGCATCCTCTGCTTTTATTAATGGCGCCATTTCTCTCTCTGAGTCAATTTTATCACGTCTAGCAATACTCTCTTGTATTTCCATAAGATTAGATTGAATTCCTTTTGTTAAATTTTCATTGTGACGTCTTTGTGCTCTTTCCTCTACTGATGCTTTCATAAATATTTTTAGCTCTGCATTCGGTAATACATAACTCCCTATATCTCTTCCATCCATGACAACACCACCACTTTTAGACATCTCTCGTTGACGATGAACCATTTCATGACGAACTTGTGGGTGCTGAGCTACTATGGAAACATGATTCGACACTTCATTAGAGCGTATTTCTTCCGTAACATCTTCTCCATTGACAAATACTGCTTGACCTTCATTTCTAGGTACTAATTCAATCGTCATCCCATTTAATAATTCAACGAGTTTACCTTCATCATCTAGAGATATCCTTTTCTGAATCGCTTTAAATGTAAGGGCTCGATACATTGCACCTGTGTCTATATATACATACGATAAGTCTTTAGCGATCACCTTTGCAACCGTACTCTTTCCAGCTTCAGCTGGTCCATCAATAGCAATTGAAATCATCTTATTTTTCTCCTTGTTCATAAAAAATTCCACCAGTATTTATTGTACAGATTTACTGATGGTTTACTCATAAATCGTTATTTTACTTGTCCAACTATGCGGACATACTATAAAAACTACTTATCTATCAATAAGTGATGGTGGACAAGAAGATAGAAGTGGTATTTAAAGAGGAGTAAGTAAATTTATTACCCGATGGAAAATAACACATTTATGAATTAGATTTTATCTATTCACCAATGTACTTGTTTACCTCAACCTTTTCTATCTGCTCTTGATTAACAATCCCTTCATATAAAAATACCTTTGACATATAAGGACTAACAGCGGGAAATTGGAAAATAAACTGAACAATAATCACTAAAATTAAATGTAAGAAAGCCAACTTTAATAAAATCCTTTCAAACTGTTTCAACATATCAACCTCACTAGTGAATTTGTTATTTAGTTGTTGGCTCTAACAAGTAATTTTATTCGTACTTCAACCCTTTTATTCTTAGTTGAACTTGAGTAAAGTAACAGTACTGTAATAATGTTTGTTGATCTTTCTCAGAGATATTGATAAATTGTACGTTTATTTGTTTATTTTCAATACGTTTCACAGTCGCCTTCACATGCAAATATTGCAACTCTTTACTAAACGGCAAGACTAACCATATTTTAATTTTATCGTCTATTTTAAAGAGAGTGTCACTGCTATTTTCAAATGATAGGCCGCCAGCACTAATGTTATGAGTAAAAGATGTGAAAGGATTAAAGTCTTTCACAAAAGGGTGCACCGCTAAATCCAGTTTTGACATAACGCGTACAAACTCCCTCCGCTGCACTTTTACATATTGATCTTCTTTAGGTCTTTTTATAACAATCATAGGAATTTTTTCTTTTCTTCTACCAACGACCGTTGTTTCAAAACGAACAAGCTGTTGGTCGTTCCATATACTAGTTAATGATAACTTTTGACCATCTAATAAAAAATGAGCTTTATGCGTCTTCTCATTTATTGGATAATCTATGTAAAAAAAAATCACTGTTTTTTTCAACAAGCATACACTTTAATTCACATGACTGATTATTAATTCTATTAACCGTCAATGTATCACCTATTTTCAACATAAGCATCACTCTCTCACATAGAAGAATAGCGTACACATAATATTAAAACAGGATTGTAAGAAAAGCGCAAGCGCACGTTTAGCGACGAATAGAAAGAGGAACGTCAACTAAGAACAGTCACCTCCTGTGACTAACATTGACGCTAGCACTTCCTGTGCGTCGAAGCACTCCCCATATGATGTGACTCACTTTTAACAGAAAAAAGTGTAACGGCGTTCGTTACACTTTTAGAACAATTGCTCCGCTCCTTTTAACCTCTCGACTTTCTCTTCTCGACCATTTTCAGCATTAATATAAATTCGAAAAGTGTCACTCGACATTGTGCCTAAAAATTCATAACATAAGATTTCTTCACCAATATCATTCATAATAACCCCTAACCTCTCCTCTTGAATATCTAAATTACTATTGACGGCCTTTCGTGCTTCATCACTTTGAATTGTAGGTTTTGAAATGTTACGGTCTTTTTGAGCCGATAAATAGTCCTTGGCTGAAAAACCGACAACTTCACCATTGTCCAAAGCTACTTTAATTCTAACCGCCTCTGGATAAATTCTGACTTCACCTTCTTTTTTCACAAATGAAAAAACTCCAACATTATCATATTGAGAACTTTCAAAAAGGTCAAAGCTTTTAAAGCTATGACGTTTTAAAAAATCTAGTGCCTTGTTCGCTCCCTCATTTAAACTCAGTTTTTTTTGATCAACCTCCCTATTATTCAATACATATATTGGATGTCCCCCTTGCTTAGTTATATCAACATATATTTCTTGGCCGTCTTCTTGATTATTAATGGTGATACTATAAAACGGAAAATCCGACCCTTCCCCACTCTCTGTAACCTCCATATCATTTGAATTAACATCCTTCACAAACTTTTTTACTACTTCTTTTGCTTGTTTTTCATCAATAAGACTTCCTTTTAAATTCTCAAACCCTTTTTTTTGATTTTGTAAGCTAGTCATCGTTACACCAAAATTGTTTTCCGAATACCCTTCAACATTTTTTTCAACAGCTTGAAAGCCATCAATGATTGAATTCGTTTCTTGAGTATTACTTTCAGCTAAAGCTAATTCAACATCCATCCAGCGAAGGTTTTCATTAAGAACCGTGTTCTGGACCTGCCTAAGCTCATCTTGTATTTCTTTCGCATTTTCATATAATTCATTCAACTGGACATATTCTTCTTCCGATAGGGGGTCTTTACTTAAATCTCTTACAGCTGTTCTATAGCAAAACTCTCCGATGTTAGATAGAAACTCTTCTGTCTTATCAAAAGGCATTAATGTTAATGGAAGTTGACCAACATCATTTAGAGCTTGAGATGTAATTCTCCATGCCTCTGTTAAACCCGGTGTTAAGGACTCCTTTGAGTTCATGGCAAGAGTCGTACCAATTTGATCATGTAATTGGTCTATTTGAAAGGTTAAATCATGAAACGCACGCTGATAATTGTTTTCAGCATTAATTAAAATAGCGTTTTTTTCTTGATGTTCTTTATAACCCCAATAAGTTGTACTAACCACTCCAATTGATAAAACTGTAATAATAATTCCACGAATCATATTTCCACCTCCTTTATTTACAAAAAATATGTTTGCCAATTCTTTTCACTTGTGGTCTTCCCCAAATCCAACTGTTAGTCGCCGTATTTGGATTAAAATAATAGATAGAGTTTTCACTTGGATCCCACCCATTCAAAGCATCTAATGCCGCATCCATAGCTCTCTCATTAGGTGTTAAATTAATTTGTCCATCAGCAACCGCTGTAAAAGCACCAGGTTCATAAATAACGCCAGAAACAGTATTGGGGAAAGTAGGACTATCAATTCGATTTAAGATAACCGCAGCTACAGCAACTTGTCCAGAGTACGGTTCACCTCTTGCTTCACCATAAACAGCGTTAGCCATAAGACGAATATCATTTTGTGAAAAACCTCCAGGCATATTAGCTGCTACAGGATCGTTATTTTCTTCTTCTTGTGTTTGTTTTTCGTCCTTTTCTTGTTGCTCTTCTTGGGCTTTTTGCTCTTGTTGTGCTTGTTGATCTTGTTTCGCTTTTTGCTCTTGTTGTGCTTGTTGTTCTTGTTTCGTTTTTTGCTCTTGTTGCGCTTGTTGATCTTGTTTCGTTTTTTGCTCTTGTTGCGCTTGCTGTTCTTGTTTCGTTTTTTGCTCTTGTTGCGCTTGTTGCTCCTCCTTTTGCGCTTGTTCAATTTGTTTCTTAAACTTACCCTTCATTTCTTCCATGAATTTTTTATCTGGCTCTTGTTGAATCTTTAATGGAACTCCGCCATAATGAGTGAAGTAAGTTCCTTTATTTAAATTTTCATATACGAATGACTTATAAAATTTAGTGGACTTTAATAACATTTCTTTTGTTTCTTCTCCTACTAACCCATCAACCTCTTCTAATTGAAATTGATGTTGAAAGTTTTTTACCGCCCAAAATAACTCCCATCCGTATACACCATTTATTCTTCCATGATAATAACCGTTATACTGTAATCTAGCTTGAAGTTCAATTACATCATCCCCTACAGCTCCCCGTTGGATCACTTGTTCAGAAAAACCCTGAACTGCAAGCTGCTGAATAAAGAAGAGACCAATGAATAAAAAGAAAGACAACATATATTTAACAGATGGCATAGAAGTGTTCCTCCTTCTGTATATCCTTTTTTGTATCATTTGTAATGATTCACATTTTATGCACACTTTATCTATCGCGATACAGTTCTATCATTTCATTTAAAGTTTTTAAATAAATTATTGAATTTTTAGATTATTTATGTAAAAAATATAGTCAATAAAAAACACCATCAAGTTTTTAGTAAGAGTCTAAAAAAGTCCAATTACTAAAAAGACGATGGTGCGTGATTTTAAAGGCTATTAAAATCAGACAACTGTTCATGACTTTTATGATATATTTCTCTAGCTTGCTTTGCTTTTCTTAAACTAAACCACCATAAGAACACCATAAACGGCGTGATAATCATTTTCCAGTCTTGACCTTTAGACATTAAGATTAAATCAAATAACCCATGAAAAAGAACAGGGAAGAACAGGGCGATAAATGGCCAAAAAAATCGATTTTTTGAATAAGAAAACTTCCCTTTTCCAAAGTAATACCCCATGAGAACACCAAACAGCGCATGTCCAGAAACTGGAAGTAACGCTCTTCCTAAAGCATCGTCAACACCAAAAGTAAATAAGTATAAGATATTTTCAATTGTTGCAAAACCTAATGAAATACATAATCCATAAATGATCCCGTCGTAATGTTCATCGAAACTATAGTGTTGAAAAATAATAAAATAATATATAAACCATTTAAAGAACTCCTCAAGTAAAGCAACAGAAAAAAAGGCGATGACAATAGGAGATTGAAAAACCTCTTCAACTTCTAAAACATATTGAATGAACATAATAGGAAAAACCAAAATAGCTCCTAATATAAAAGACCTTATAATCAAAGAGAACGATATACCTTCGCACTCATTTTTCAAATAAAAATAGCAGAGAATTGCCAAGCTAGGTGCAACACCTGCTGAAATGATTCCAATCATGTAAAATTCCTCGTTTCACACACAATTCCATTTTATCGTACCATGAAAAAATTTGGTTGCCTATAATTGCGTGTTCAAAATTGAGACAAATTAAATAAACAACTGCTTATCCTTTACAATATAAGAAAGTAAGGTTACGATTTGATAAGGTTTTCACTCATGAACATGCAAGCGATCAGGAGGTAATTTCACATGACTAAAAACATTTTACTGATTCATACAGGCGGAACTATTTCTATGGAAGAAGACTATGTTACAGGAGAAGTAAAACCTGGTACTCGTAATCCTCTAGTTAATGAAATGCTTTCATTAGAAAATATTAATATAATAGTTGAGGAACTTTTTCATCTTCCTTCTCCACATATAAAAACAGCAGATATGTTGAAAATTAAAAATGCGATTGAACATTCCTTAAACAAAATTGATGGTGTCGTTATTACTCACGGAACTGATACGTTAGAAGAAACAGCCTACTTCTTAGATATAACGACATCAATAGATATACCCATTATTGTGACAGGTGCAATGAGATCAAGCAATGAGATAGGTTCTGACGGATTATATAACCTATTGTCATCCATACATGTTGCATCTAGCGATGATTCAAAAAATAGAGGGGTTCTTGTCGTAATGAATGATGAGATTCATACGGCTAAAAATGTAACGAAAACCCATACCAGTAACTTAGCAACATTTAAAAGTCCTCAATATGGGCCGATAGGATATGTTAATAAGAGAGGGGTTATTTATTATCATTCTCCGAAAGTCACTCCTACCCTTTCTGTTACAAAGTTAAATAAAAAAGTTCCATTATTAAAAGCATATGCTGGAATAGGTAATGAAATTTTATCTTATCTGTTATCTATGGGAATTGATGGATTGATTGTAGAGGCATTTGGACAAGGTAATTTGCCACCCACTTTTGCAAAAGGGTTGATCCCACTGATTGAAAAAAACATTCCAGTTGTCATCGTTTCTAGGTGCTTTAATGGAATCGTGCAAGATATATATAGTTACGAAGGTGGTGGAAAGTATTTAAAAGAAAAAGGGGTTATTTTTAGTAACGGTCTAAATGGACAAAAGGCACGGCTTCAACTTATGATCGCGCTGGAAACAACCAATGACATGAATGAGTTAGCCAACATTTTTTCTCTATAAGAGGATAAAAGCCAGAAGCAATGCACATTGCTTCTGGTATAAAAAATCTTATTAATACCTTATTAAGCGTTTAGCCATCTCTTTAGCAATCATTTCTCCATGAAAACGCCCATTTTCGATGAAAATCTCATTCGCATTATTTCCAGCTGCTATGACTCCTGCTATAAAAATACCTTCAACATTTGTTTCCATAGTTTCTTCATTAAACTTAGGTCTTCCTGTTTGCATATCAACTTCAATTCCCATCTTCTTTAAAAACCTATGATCTGGATGATAACCCGTCATGGCAAATACAAAATCATTTTTGATTACTCTCTCCTCAATTCCATATACTACGTAGGTCAAAGTAGTGTCACCAATTTCTTTAACATCGGCATTAAACTCCATTTTAATTACTCCTTTTTCTACTAACGCTTTAAACTCTGGTAAGATCCATGGTTTTATACTTGAAGAATAATCATTTCCTCTGTATAAAACGGTGACATTCGCCTCACTTTTCACAAGTTCTAAAGCGGCATCTACACTCGAGTTTTTCCCACCAATAACAGCAACATCCATATCAAAGTAAGGATGGGCTTCTTTAAAGTAGTGTAAAACCTTACTCTTTTCTTCCCCTTTGACATTTAAATAATTAGGATGGTCATAATAACCTGTTGCAACGATGACTGTTGACGTACGATATTGTGCTTTTGAGGTTTCCACGATAAAGGAGCTATCCATTTCCTTTTTAACACTTTCTACTTTTTCAAAAGCATTCACTTGAATTTTTTTCCGTCTAACGACCTCTCGATAATAAGAGAGCGCTTGATTTCGAACAGGCTTCCTTTTTTCTGTAATAAACGCTACTTCCCCAATTTCTAGTTTCTCACTTGAGCTAAAAAACGTTTGATGGGTTGGATAATGGTAAATTGAATTAACTACGTTCCCTTTTTCAATCACAAGTGGTTTAATCCCCATGTTTTGCAAGTGTATAGCAGCGGATAATCCACATGGACCCCCTCCAATAATAATTGCGTCCTCCATAAAAACGACTCACTCCTGAATTCTATATTTGCATATATATTTTAAGTTCATAAGGTAACTATTTCTTTATTGCTCAAAACAAAAATCCCCTATCTAATAATAGAGGTTGTTCAAAAAGTAATGAAAAATTGCTGTTGAATAACTTTGTTGGTTTGCTTTTCCGACACTCCGACGCCAGGATTGGCTAGCACGGGTGTTGTCCCTAGGATGGGGACGTTCTTAGCCCGTGAACCATACTGTACGTACACTCCGAGTGCTCAAAGCTACACCGCCTCGTTCTTCTCGGCTCTTTTCCCCCTACTTTTTGAACACGCACTAATAGGAGATTTTTACGCGTCTGTAAAACTAAATCCATCCTCTAAAACGGGATGCTTCAGCCATTTTGCGAACACCAACCATATAAGCAGCTAAACGCATATCTATTTTTCTATTATAGGATGTGTTATAAATGTTATTGAATGCTTTCACCATTACATTCTCTAGTTTTTTCTCTACTTCTTCCTCTGTCCAATAATAGCCTTGATTATTTTGAACCCACTCAAAATAAGAAACGGTAACTCCACCAGCACTTGCCAACACATCTGGGACTAGTAAAATACCCCTATCTGTTAAAATTTTCGTTGCTTCTATCGTGGTTGGTCCATTCGCAGCTTCAACGATAATAGATGCTCGAATGTTATATGCATTTTCTTCTGTTATTTGATTACCTATTGCAGCAGGAACGAGTATATCACAGTCCAATTCTAATAGTTCTTGATTTGTTATGGTATCATTAAATAAATTGGTTACCGTTCCAAAGCTATCTCTTCGATCCAATAAATAATCAATATCTAATCCGTTCTCATCATATAACCCACCATTAGCATCAGAGATACCAACGACTAAAGCTCCTGCATCATGCATAAATT
This portion of the Bacillus carboniphilus genome encodes:
- a CDS encoding lysophospholipid acyltransferase family protein, whose translation is MTFYTFSRSVVKFLMKSLYRIEVEGIENIPDEGGVLLCSNHINNWDPPLVGISSPRPVRFMAKEEIFHKKVIGTIIANLGAFPVKRGMSDREALRKGLKILKNGEVLGLFPEGTRSKNGQLKEGLAGAGFFALRSDASVVPCAIIGPYKRFNKVKIIFGSPIDFTELRANKNSAEQATSLIMNEIRHLLEKYKKQ
- the sleB gene encoding spore cortex-lytic enzyme, encoding MPSVKYMLSFFLFIGLFFIQQLAVQGFSEQVIQRGAVGDDVIELQARLQYNGYYHGRINGVYGWELFWAVKNFQHQFQLEEVDGLVGEETKEMLLKSTKFYKSFVYENLNKGTYFTHYGGVPLKIQQEPDKKFMEEMKGKFKKQIEQAQKEEQQAQQEQKTKQEQQAQQEQKTKQDQQAQQEQKTKQEQQAQQEQKAKQDQQAQQEQKAQEEQQEKDEKQTQEEENNDPVAANMPGGFSQNDIRLMANAVYGEARGEPYSGQVAVAAVILNRIDSPTFPNTVSGVIYEPGAFTAVADGQINLTPNERAMDAALDALNGWDPSENSIYYFNPNTATNSWIWGRPQVKRIGKHIFCK
- a CDS encoding DUF5359 family protein, encoding MKQFERILLKLAFLHLILVIIVQFIFQFPAVSPYMSKVFLYEGIVNQEQIEKVEVNKYIGE
- the ypeB gene encoding germination protein YpeB, which translates into the protein MIRGIIITVLSIGVVSTTYWGYKEHQEKNAILINAENNYQRAFHDLTFQIDQLHDQIGTTLAMNSKESLTPGLTEAWRITSQALNDVGQLPLTLMPFDKTEEFLSNIGEFCYRTAVRDLSKDPLSEEEYVQLNELYENAKEIQDELRQVQNTVLNENLRWMDVELALAESNTQETNSIIDGFQAVEKNVEGYSENNFGVTMTSLQNQKKGFENLKGSLIDEKQAKEVVKKFVKDVNSNDMEVTESGEGSDFPFYSITINNQEDGQEIYVDITKQGGHPIYVLNNREVDQKKLSLNEGANKALDFLKRHSFKSFDLFESSQYDNVGVFSFVKKEGEVRIYPEAVRIKVALDNGEVVGFSAKDYLSAQKDRNISKPTIQSDEARKAVNSNLDIQEERLGVIMNDIGEEILCYEFLGTMSSDTFRIYINAENGREEKVERLKGAEQLF
- a CDS encoding YpdA family putative bacillithiol disulfide reductase produces the protein MEDAIIIGGGPCGLSAAIHLQNMGIKPLVIEKGNVVNSIYHYPTHQTFFSSSEKLEIGEVAFITEKRKPVRNQALSYYREVVRRKKIQVNAFEKVESVKKEMDSSFIVETSKAQYRTSTVIVATGYYDHPNYLNVKGEEKSKVLHYFKEAHPYFDMDVAVIGGKNSSVDAALELVKSEANVTVLYRGNDYSSSIKPWILPEFKALVEKGVIKMEFNADVKEIGDTTLTYVVYGIEERVIKNDFVFAMTGYHPDHRFLKKMGIEVDMQTGRPKFNEETMETNVEGIFIAGVIAAGNNANEIFIENGRFHGEMIAKEMAKRLIRY
- a CDS encoding asparaginase; the encoded protein is MTKNILLIHTGGTISMEEDYVTGEVKPGTRNPLVNEMLSLENINIIVEELFHLPSPHIKTADMLKIKNAIEHSLNKIDGVVITHGTDTLEETAYFLDITTSIDIPIIVTGAMRSSNEIGSDGLYNLLSSIHVASSDDSKNRGVLVVMNDEIHTAKNVTKTHTSNLATFKSPQYGPIGYVNKRGVIYYHSPKVTPTLSVTKLNKKVPLLKAYAGIGNEILSYLLSMGIDGLIVEAFGQGNLPPTFAKGLIPLIEKNIPVVIVSRCFNGIVQDIYSYEGGGKYLKEKGVIFSNGLNGQKARLQLMIALETTNDMNELANIFSL
- a CDS encoding flagellar brake protein, with amino-acid sequence MKKTVIFFYIDYPINEKTHKAHFLLDGQKLSLTSIWNDQQLVRFETTVVGRRKEKIPMIVIKRPKEDQYVKVQRREFVRVMSKLDLAVHPFVKDFNPFTSFTHNISAGGLSFENSSDTLFKIDDKIKIWLVLPFSKELQYLHVKATVKRIENKQINVQFINISEKDQQTLLQYCYFTQVQLRIKGLKYE
- the cmk gene encoding (d)CMP kinase → MNKEKNKMISIAIDGPAEAGKSTVAKVIAKDLSYVYIDTGAMYRALTFKAIQKRISLDDEGKLVELLNGMTIELVPRNEGQAVFVNGEDVTEEIRSNEVSNHVSIVAQHPQVRHEMVHRQREMSKSGGVVMDGRDIGSYVLPNAELKIFMKASVEERAQRRHNENLTKGIQSNLMEIQESIARRDKIDSEREMAPLIKAEDAIEIDTTSLSISEVIRVIENLIKERV
- the prsW gene encoding glutamic-type intramembrane protease PrsW; amino-acid sequence: MIGIISAGVAPSLAILCYFYLKNECEGISFSLIIRSFILGAILVFPIMFIQYVLEVEEVFQSPIVIAFFSVALLEEFFKWFIYYFIIFQHYSFDEHYDGIIYGLCISLGFATIENILYLFTFGVDDALGRALLPVSGHALFGVLMGYYFGKGKFSYSKNRFFWPFIALFFPVLFHGLFDLILMSKGQDWKMIITPFMVFLWWFSLRKAKQAREIYHKSHEQLSDFNSL